In the genome of Pseudomonas putida, one region contains:
- the speB gene encoding agmatinase, whose protein sequence is MAKHGYESGRLNLPFVGHCTFAKSPICTDWNAIDADVAILGAPNDMGTQWRSGARFGPRGIREASTLFSFGHSGAYDHEDDATYLTEDQVRMVDVGDADIVHTDMATSNANIESAVRQILASGAMPVVLGGDHSIHAPVIKAFEGRDPIHIIHFDAHLDFVDERHGVRYGHGNPLRRASELSNITGMTQMGIRNVSSSNRDDYDAARDAGSNILSVRDVRRLGVEGVLAKIPQDIDYYITIDIDGFDPSIAPGTGTPSHGGFQYYEVLEIIQALAKRSNGRIVGMDLVEVAPAYDPAGVTSILAAQLLMNSIGFIFHARAKAR, encoded by the coding sequence ATGGCAAAGCATGGTTATGAATCCGGCCGTCTGAACCTGCCCTTCGTAGGGCATTGCACGTTCGCCAAGTCGCCCATCTGCACCGACTGGAACGCCATCGACGCCGATGTGGCGATCCTCGGTGCGCCCAACGACATGGGCACCCAATGGCGTTCCGGCGCACGCTTCGGACCGCGCGGCATCCGCGAGGCATCCACGCTGTTCTCCTTCGGCCACTCCGGCGCCTATGACCACGAAGATGACGCCACCTACCTGACCGAAGACCAGGTGCGCATGGTCGATGTGGGCGACGCCGACATCGTGCACACCGACATGGCCACCAGCAACGCCAACATCGAATCGGCCGTGCGCCAGATCCTCGCCAGCGGCGCTATGCCGGTGGTACTGGGCGGTGACCACTCGATCCATGCGCCGGTCATCAAGGCCTTCGAAGGGCGCGATCCGATCCACATCATCCACTTCGACGCCCACCTTGACTTCGTCGACGAGCGCCACGGCGTGCGCTATGGCCACGGCAACCCCCTGCGCCGCGCTTCGGAGCTGTCGAACATCACCGGCATGACCCAGATGGGCATCCGCAACGTGTCCTCCTCCAACCGCGACGACTACGACGCTGCCCGCGATGCCGGCTCGAACATTCTCTCGGTGCGCGACGTGCGCCGCCTGGGTGTCGAAGGCGTGCTGGCGAAGATCCCCCAGGACATCGACTACTACATCACCATCGACATCGACGGCTTCGACCCGTCCATCGCCCCGGGCACCGGCACCCCGAGCCATGGCGGCTTCCAGTACTACGAAGTGCTGGAGATCATCCAGGCGCTGGCCAAGCGCAGCAACGGCCGCATCGTCGGCATGGACCTGGTGGAAGTGGCTCCGGCCTATGACCCCGCTGGCGTGACGTCCATCCTCGCCGCGCAACTGCTGATGAACAGCATCGGCTTCATCTTCCACGCGCGCGCCAAAGCTCGCTGA
- a CDS encoding LysR family transcriptional regulator, translating into MIQLHDVDLKLLRVFATIVKCGGFSAAQAALNTGQSTISEQMTHLETRLGVKLCQRGRSGFRLTEQGVAIHEATLRLLSAVESFCMDADVLKQHISGQLNLGIIDSTLTDPDSPLPRTTQRFVSRGHDAQLNIYIGAPAELEERVLDGRLHLAIGHFPLRVPGLSYLPLYNEALGLYCGRRHPLFASKPANGRLLEEVRACRIVVRGYMQQYDLTQLGMSKADATVENIEAAAILIISGAYIGFLPVHFAEQWVKTGEMHRLGANALDLTSPFDVITRRGVTPPPILQAFLEDLNTCMYQPGFA; encoded by the coding sequence GTGATCCAGCTCCACGATGTCGATCTCAAGCTCCTCAGGGTGTTCGCCACCATCGTCAAGTGCGGCGGGTTTTCCGCGGCGCAGGCGGCGCTGAACACCGGCCAGTCCACCATCAGCGAACAGATGACGCACCTGGAGACCCGCCTGGGCGTCAAGCTCTGCCAGCGCGGGCGCAGCGGCTTTCGCCTCACCGAGCAGGGCGTGGCCATCCATGAAGCCACCTTGCGGCTTTTGAGCGCGGTGGAAAGCTTCTGCATGGACGCCGACGTGCTCAAGCAGCACATCAGCGGCCAGCTCAATTTGGGGATCATCGACTCCACGCTGACCGACCCCGACTCACCGCTGCCGCGCACCACACAGCGCTTCGTCTCCCGGGGCCACGATGCCCAGCTGAACATCTACATCGGCGCCCCGGCGGAGCTCGAAGAGCGGGTGCTGGACGGGCGCCTTCACCTGGCCATCGGGCACTTTCCCCTGCGGGTGCCGGGGCTGTCCTACCTGCCGCTGTACAACGAAGCCTTGGGGCTGTATTGCGGCCGTCGCCACCCGCTGTTCGCCAGCAAACCGGCCAACGGGCGCCTGCTCGAAGAGGTGCGCGCCTGCCGGATCGTGGTGCGCGGCTACATGCAGCAGTACGACCTGACGCAGTTGGGCATGAGCAAGGCCGACGCCACCGTGGAGAACATCGAGGCGGCGGCGATCCTGATCATTTCCGGGGCCTATATCGGGTTCTTGCCGGTGCATTTCGCCGAGCAGTGGGTCAAGACCGGCGAGATGCACCGACTAGGCGCCAATGCCCTGGACCTCACCTCCCCCTTCGACGTCATCACCCGACGCGGCGTGACCCCGCCGCCGATCCTGCAGGCGTTTCTGGAGGACCTGAACACGTGTATGTATCAGCCCGGGTTTGCGTGA
- a CDS encoding REP-associated tyrosine transposase — MPLAKSHLLRRGRYSAPGRLYLLTTVTHRRKPLFCNLRPARLVIHHLRLLDQEQACRSLAWVVMPDHLHWLIELKAATLGTLMCRFKSRSSRTLHQSGVEDHPIWQPGYQDRALRREEEVKAVARYIVANPLRAGLVNSIREYPHWDAVWL; from the coding sequence ATGCCTCTCGCCAAATCCCACCTGCTGCGCCGTGGCCGCTACTCGGCGCCTGGCAGGTTGTACCTGTTGACCACTGTCACGCATCGTCGCAAACCGTTGTTTTGCAATCTTCGACCTGCTCGCCTGGTGATTCACCATCTACGTCTGTTGGACCAGGAGCAGGCCTGTCGATCGTTGGCATGGGTGGTAATGCCGGATCATCTTCATTGGTTGATCGAACTGAAGGCTGCAACGCTGGGCACCTTGATGTGCAGGTTCAAGTCGCGCTCAAGCCGTACCTTGCATCAGTCAGGTGTTGAAGATCATCCGATTTGGCAACCGGGCTACCAAGACCGGGCGCTGCGTCGGGAGGAGGAGGTGAAGGCAGTGGCCAGGTACATTGTGGCCAACCCGCTGCGGGCGGGCTTGGTGAACAGCATCAGGGAGTACCCGCACTGGGATGCCGTCTGGCTTTGA
- a CDS encoding fatty acid--CoA ligase produces the protein MIKTRVIAPAAEAYTYPLLIKRLLLSGVRYQPGQEIVYADQLRYSYTTLQTRIQRLANVLIEAGVRPGDTVALLDWDSHRALECFFAVPMIGAVLHTVNVRLSAEQIRYTMNHAEDRLVLVHDDFLPLMEQLHGELGTVERFIRLGEGLAPVTGLPLVGEYEALLAAVDSHFDFPDFDENSVATLFYTTGTTGEPKGVYFTHRQLVLHTLNELGTLAACGGEPLLRTGDVYMPITPMFHVHAWGVPYVATALGIKQVYPGRYEANQLVRLYRDEGVTFSHCVPTLLQMMLDCEEGKRTDLKGWKMLLGGSALTQGLAQRASERGIRVHCGYGMSETCPLLSLTCLSAQDLALPMAQQVPLRIAAGVPIPLVDLRIVDGEGQDVAHDGETLGEVVVRAPWLTQGYLNAPEQGAALWAGGWLHTGDLACIDARGVMRIRDRIKDVIKTGGEWISSVELESLISQHPGVDSVAVIGLPDERWGEQPLALVVCTEGVTLDQPALARHLQQYVDNGRLNKWAVPRQVRFVDQIPKTSVGKIDKKRIRQTCL, from the coding sequence ATGATCAAGACCCGCGTCATCGCACCGGCGGCCGAGGCCTACACCTACCCACTACTGATCAAGCGCCTGCTGCTGTCGGGCGTGCGCTACCAGCCGGGGCAGGAGATCGTCTACGCCGACCAGCTGCGCTACAGCTACACCACCCTGCAGACGCGCATCCAGCGTTTGGCCAATGTGCTCATCGAGGCCGGCGTGCGCCCGGGGGATACCGTGGCCTTGCTCGACTGGGACAGCCACCGGGCGCTGGAGTGCTTCTTCGCCGTGCCGATGATTGGCGCGGTGCTGCACACGGTCAACGTGCGCCTGTCCGCCGAGCAGATCCGCTACACCATGAACCACGCCGAAGACCGGCTCGTGCTGGTGCATGACGATTTCCTGCCGCTGATGGAACAACTGCACGGCGAGTTGGGCACGGTCGAGCGCTTCATCCGTCTTGGCGAAGGCCTGGCGCCAGTGACTGGCCTACCGTTGGTGGGCGAGTACGAGGCCTTGCTGGCGGCAGTGGACAGCCACTTCGACTTCCCCGATTTCGATGAAAACTCCGTCGCGACGCTGTTCTACACCACCGGCACCACTGGCGAGCCGAAGGGCGTGTACTTCACCCATCGCCAACTGGTGCTGCACACCCTCAACGAGCTGGGCACGCTCGCCGCTTGCGGTGGCGAGCCGCTGTTGCGCACGGGCGATGTGTACATGCCGATCACGCCAATGTTCCATGTGCACGCCTGGGGCGTGCCCTATGTGGCCACGGCGCTGGGCATCAAGCAGGTCTATCCCGGGCGGTACGAGGCCAACCAGTTGGTGCGCCTGTACCGTGACGAAGGGGTGACCTTCTCCCATTGCGTGCCCACCTTGCTGCAGATGATGCTCGACTGCGAAGAGGGCAAGCGCACTGACCTCAAGGGTTGGAAGATGCTCCTGGGCGGCAGCGCCCTGACCCAGGGCCTGGCCCAGCGGGCGAGTGAGCGGGGCATTCGCGTGCATTGCGGTTACGGCATGTCCGAAACCTGCCCATTGCTCAGTCTTACCTGCCTGAGCGCCCAAGACCTGGCGCTGCCCATGGCGCAGCAGGTGCCCCTGCGCATCGCGGCCGGAGTGCCGATCCCGCTGGTGGATCTGCGCATCGTCGATGGCGAGGGCCAAGACGTGGCTCATGACGGCGAAACCCTCGGCGAAGTGGTGGTGCGTGCGCCCTGGCTGACCCAGGGCTACCTCAACGCGCCCGAGCAAGGCGCTGCGCTCTGGGCCGGCGGCTGGTTGCACACCGGCGACTTGGCGTGCATCGACGCGCGCGGGGTGATGCGCATCCGCGACCGGATCAAGGACGTGATCAAGACCGGGGGCGAGTGGATCAGTTCGGTAGAGCTGGAAAGCCTGATCAGCCAGCACCCCGGCGTCGACTCCGTCGCCGTGATCGGGCTGCCGGACGAGCGCTGGGGTGAACAGCCGCTGGCCCTGGTGGTCTGCACCGAAGGCGTGACGCTGGACCAGCCAGCCCTTGCCCGGCATCTGCAGCAATACGTCGACAACGGGCGACTGAACAAATGGGCCGTGCCCCGGCAGGTGCGTTTCGTGGACCAAATCCCCAAGACCAGCGTGGGCAAGATCGACAAGAAGCGCATTCGTCAGACTTGCCTTTAG